One Clarias gariepinus isolate MV-2021 ecotype Netherlands chromosome 5, CGAR_prim_01v2, whole genome shotgun sequence genomic region harbors:
- the mbnl2 gene encoding muscleblind-like protein 2 isoform X1, giving the protein MSVALPAVRDTKWLTLEVCRQFQRGTCSRSDEECKFAHPPKSCQVDNGRVIACFDSLKGRCSRDNCKYLHPPSHLKSQLEINGRNNLIQQKTAAAMLAQQMQFMLPGSSLPAVSSFPVGQSLGPGPGISYSPYLSPVTHGMGLVATEMLQSNPVIVSGSPAVAVQTSNSSSSSQKTLRTDKLEVCREFQRGNCSRGETDCRFAHPSDSPMIDSTDNTVTVCMDYVKSRCSREKCKYFHPPAHLQARLKSSQSTQSTAATAAMTQSSAKVLKRPLEATVDMAFPHSMLQPLAKRVALEKSAGPGGLLNPSVLHYQQALANTPLQPSTALFPTGSVLCMSPGPGIDHIEIEHRSGTECQHNIHTLLKQRVCGYNILNSTELLQHAC; this is encoded by the exons ATGTCTGTGGCATTGCCAGCTGTACGCGACACTAAGTGGCTGACTTTGGAGGTGTGTCGTCAGTTCCAGAGAGGCACGTGCTCCCGCAGTGACGAAGAATGCAAATTCGCTCACCCACCCAAGAGCTGTCAGGTGGACAACGGCCGAGTCATCGCCTGCTTCGACTCCCTCAAG GGTCGGTGTTCACGGGATAACTGTAAATACCTTCACCCTCCTTCTCACCTGAAGAGTCAGCTGGAGATCAATGGAAGAAACAACCTGATCCAGCAGAAGACGGCTGCCGCCATGCTGGCCCAGCAGATGCAGTTCATGCTGCCAGGATCCAGCTTGCCTGCTGTG tcTTCCTTTCCTGTTGGTCAGAGTCTGGGGCCAGGACCCGGGATCAGCTACTCGCCCTACCTCTCTCCTGTCACTCATGGGATGGGTCTGGTTGCCACGGAGATGCTCCAGAGCAACCCTGTGATTGTCTCTGGCAGCCCTGCTGTAGCAGTGCAGACCTCAAACTCCTCTTCATCGTCTCAGAAAACACTGCGCACTGACAAACTGGAG GTGTGTAGAGAGTTTCAGCGGGGGAACTGCTCCCGAGGAGAGACAGACTGTCGGTTTGCCCACCCTAGTGACAGCCCCATGATTGACAGCACTGATAACACGGTGACGGTGTGCATGGACTATGTGAAGAGCCGCTGCTCTAGAGAGAAGTGCAAATACTTTCACCCTCCTGCGCATTTGCAGGCACGCCTCAAAAGCTCTCAGAGCACCCAGAGCACTGCTGCAACCGCTGCTATG ACTCAGTCAAGTGCCAAAGTGCTGAAGCGACCCCTCGAGGCAACTGTTGACATG gCGTTTCCTCACAGCATGTTGCAGCCACTGGCTAAGCGTGTAGCTCTAGAGAAAAGTGCAGGGCCTGGAGGTCTATTAAACCCCAGCGTTCTTCACTACCAGCAAGCTCTCGCCAACACACCTCTGCAGCCGTCTACGGCACTGTTCcccacag GCTCAGTCTTGTGCATGTCTCCTGGACCTGGCATTG ATCATATTGAAATAGAGCACAGGAGCGGGACAGAGTGCCagcacaacatacacacacttcttaAACAACGAGTGTGTGGTTATAACATCCTCAACTCTACAGAATTACTGCAACATGCATGctga
- the mbnl2 gene encoding muscleblind-like protein 2 isoform X3: protein MSVALPAVRDTKWLTLEVCRQFQRGTCSRSDEECKFAHPPKSCQVDNGRVIACFDSLKGRCSRDNCKYLHPPSHLKSQLEINGRNNLIQQKTAAAMLAQQMQFMLPGSSLPAVSSFPVGQSLGPGPGISYSPYLSPVTHGMGLVATEMLQSNPVIVSGSPAVAVQTSNSSSSSQKTLRTDKLEVCREFQRGNCSRGETDCRFAHPSDSPMIDSTDNTVTVCMDYVKSRCSREKCKYFHPPAHLQARLKSSQSTQSTAATAAMAFPHSMLQPLAKRVALEKSAGPGGLLNPSVLHYQQALANTPLQPSTALFPTGSVLCMSPGPGIDHIEIEHRSGTECQHNIHTLLKQRVCGYNILNSTELLQHAC from the exons ATGTCTGTGGCATTGCCAGCTGTACGCGACACTAAGTGGCTGACTTTGGAGGTGTGTCGTCAGTTCCAGAGAGGCACGTGCTCCCGCAGTGACGAAGAATGCAAATTCGCTCACCCACCCAAGAGCTGTCAGGTGGACAACGGCCGAGTCATCGCCTGCTTCGACTCCCTCAAG GGTCGGTGTTCACGGGATAACTGTAAATACCTTCACCCTCCTTCTCACCTGAAGAGTCAGCTGGAGATCAATGGAAGAAACAACCTGATCCAGCAGAAGACGGCTGCCGCCATGCTGGCCCAGCAGATGCAGTTCATGCTGCCAGGATCCAGCTTGCCTGCTGTG tcTTCCTTTCCTGTTGGTCAGAGTCTGGGGCCAGGACCCGGGATCAGCTACTCGCCCTACCTCTCTCCTGTCACTCATGGGATGGGTCTGGTTGCCACGGAGATGCTCCAGAGCAACCCTGTGATTGTCTCTGGCAGCCCTGCTGTAGCAGTGCAGACCTCAAACTCCTCTTCATCGTCTCAGAAAACACTGCGCACTGACAAACTGGAG GTGTGTAGAGAGTTTCAGCGGGGGAACTGCTCCCGAGGAGAGACAGACTGTCGGTTTGCCCACCCTAGTGACAGCCCCATGATTGACAGCACTGATAACACGGTGACGGTGTGCATGGACTATGTGAAGAGCCGCTGCTCTAGAGAGAAGTGCAAATACTTTCACCCTCCTGCGCATTTGCAGGCACGCCTCAAAAGCTCTCAGAGCACCCAGAGCACTGCTGCAACCGCTGCTATG gCGTTTCCTCACAGCATGTTGCAGCCACTGGCTAAGCGTGTAGCTCTAGAGAAAAGTGCAGGGCCTGGAGGTCTATTAAACCCCAGCGTTCTTCACTACCAGCAAGCTCTCGCCAACACACCTCTGCAGCCGTCTACGGCACTGTTCcccacag GCTCAGTCTTGTGCATGTCTCCTGGACCTGGCATTG ATCATATTGAAATAGAGCACAGGAGCGGGACAGAGTGCCagcacaacatacacacacttcttaAACAACGAGTGTGTGGTTATAACATCCTCAACTCTACAGAATTACTGCAACATGCATGctga
- the mbnl2 gene encoding muscleblind-like protein 2 isoform X4: MSVALPAVRDTKWLTLEVCRQFQRGTCSRSDEECKFAHPPKSCQVDNGRVIACFDSLKGRCSRDNCKYLHPPSHLKSQLEINGRNNLIQQKTAAAMLAQQMQFMLPGSSLPAVSSFPVGQSLGPGPGISYSPYLSPVTHGMGLVATEMLQSNPVIVSGSPAVAVQTSNSSSSSQKTLRTDKLEVCREFQRGNCSRGETDCRFAHPSDSPMIDSTDNTVTVCMDYVKSRCSREKCKYFHPPAHLQARLKSSQSTQSTAATAAMTQSSAKVLKRPLEATVDMAFPHSMLQPLAKRVALEKSAGPGGLLNPSVLHYQQALANTPLQPSTALFPTVPMMLSAPPATASAPAASPYAAAAAATANQIILK, translated from the exons ATGTCTGTGGCATTGCCAGCTGTACGCGACACTAAGTGGCTGACTTTGGAGGTGTGTCGTCAGTTCCAGAGAGGCACGTGCTCCCGCAGTGACGAAGAATGCAAATTCGCTCACCCACCCAAGAGCTGTCAGGTGGACAACGGCCGAGTCATCGCCTGCTTCGACTCCCTCAAG GGTCGGTGTTCACGGGATAACTGTAAATACCTTCACCCTCCTTCTCACCTGAAGAGTCAGCTGGAGATCAATGGAAGAAACAACCTGATCCAGCAGAAGACGGCTGCCGCCATGCTGGCCCAGCAGATGCAGTTCATGCTGCCAGGATCCAGCTTGCCTGCTGTG tcTTCCTTTCCTGTTGGTCAGAGTCTGGGGCCAGGACCCGGGATCAGCTACTCGCCCTACCTCTCTCCTGTCACTCATGGGATGGGTCTGGTTGCCACGGAGATGCTCCAGAGCAACCCTGTGATTGTCTCTGGCAGCCCTGCTGTAGCAGTGCAGACCTCAAACTCCTCTTCATCGTCTCAGAAAACACTGCGCACTGACAAACTGGAG GTGTGTAGAGAGTTTCAGCGGGGGAACTGCTCCCGAGGAGAGACAGACTGTCGGTTTGCCCACCCTAGTGACAGCCCCATGATTGACAGCACTGATAACACGGTGACGGTGTGCATGGACTATGTGAAGAGCCGCTGCTCTAGAGAGAAGTGCAAATACTTTCACCCTCCTGCGCATTTGCAGGCACGCCTCAAAAGCTCTCAGAGCACCCAGAGCACTGCTGCAACCGCTGCTATG ACTCAGTCAAGTGCCAAAGTGCTGAAGCGACCCCTCGAGGCAACTGTTGACATG gCGTTTCCTCACAGCATGTTGCAGCCACTGGCTAAGCGTGTAGCTCTAGAGAAAAGTGCAGGGCCTGGAGGTCTATTAAACCCCAGCGTTCTTCACTACCAGCAAGCTCTCGCCAACACACCTCTGCAGCCGTCTACGGCACTGTTCcccacag TTCCCATGATGCTCAGTGCCCCGCCTGCTACCGCCTCCGCTCCTGCTGCAAGCCCCTACGCTGCTGCCGCCGCGGCAACCGCCAATCAG ATCATATTGAAATAG
- the mbnl2 gene encoding muscleblind-like protein 2 isoform X2, producing MSVALPAVRDTKWLTLEVCRQFQRGTCSRSDEECKFAHPPKSCQVDNGRVIACFDSLKGRCSRDNCKYLHPPSHLKSQLEINGRNNLIQQKTAAAMLAQQMQFMLPGSSLPAVSSFPVGQSLGPGPGISYSPYLSPVTHGMGLVATEMLQSNPVIVSGSPAVAVQTSNSSSSSQKTLRTDKLEVCREFQRGNCSRGETDCRFAHPSDSPMIDSTDNTVTVCMDYVKSRCSREKCKYFHPPAHLQARLKSSQSTQSTAATAAMTQSSAKVLKRPLEATVDMAFPHSMLQPLAKRVALEKSAGPGGLLNPSVLHYQQALANTPLQPSTALFPTGSVLCMSPGPGIVPMMLSAPPATASAPAASPYAAAAAATANQIILK from the exons ATGTCTGTGGCATTGCCAGCTGTACGCGACACTAAGTGGCTGACTTTGGAGGTGTGTCGTCAGTTCCAGAGAGGCACGTGCTCCCGCAGTGACGAAGAATGCAAATTCGCTCACCCACCCAAGAGCTGTCAGGTGGACAACGGCCGAGTCATCGCCTGCTTCGACTCCCTCAAG GGTCGGTGTTCACGGGATAACTGTAAATACCTTCACCCTCCTTCTCACCTGAAGAGTCAGCTGGAGATCAATGGAAGAAACAACCTGATCCAGCAGAAGACGGCTGCCGCCATGCTGGCCCAGCAGATGCAGTTCATGCTGCCAGGATCCAGCTTGCCTGCTGTG tcTTCCTTTCCTGTTGGTCAGAGTCTGGGGCCAGGACCCGGGATCAGCTACTCGCCCTACCTCTCTCCTGTCACTCATGGGATGGGTCTGGTTGCCACGGAGATGCTCCAGAGCAACCCTGTGATTGTCTCTGGCAGCCCTGCTGTAGCAGTGCAGACCTCAAACTCCTCTTCATCGTCTCAGAAAACACTGCGCACTGACAAACTGGAG GTGTGTAGAGAGTTTCAGCGGGGGAACTGCTCCCGAGGAGAGACAGACTGTCGGTTTGCCCACCCTAGTGACAGCCCCATGATTGACAGCACTGATAACACGGTGACGGTGTGCATGGACTATGTGAAGAGCCGCTGCTCTAGAGAGAAGTGCAAATACTTTCACCCTCCTGCGCATTTGCAGGCACGCCTCAAAAGCTCTCAGAGCACCCAGAGCACTGCTGCAACCGCTGCTATG ACTCAGTCAAGTGCCAAAGTGCTGAAGCGACCCCTCGAGGCAACTGTTGACATG gCGTTTCCTCACAGCATGTTGCAGCCACTGGCTAAGCGTGTAGCTCTAGAGAAAAGTGCAGGGCCTGGAGGTCTATTAAACCCCAGCGTTCTTCACTACCAGCAAGCTCTCGCCAACACACCTCTGCAGCCGTCTACGGCACTGTTCcccacag GCTCAGTCTTGTGCATGTCTCCTGGACCTGGCATTG TTCCCATGATGCTCAGTGCCCCGCCTGCTACCGCCTCCGCTCCTGCTGCAAGCCCCTACGCTGCTGCCGCCGCGGCAACCGCCAATCAG ATCATATTGAAATAG
- the mbnl2 gene encoding muscleblind-like protein 2 isoform X6, which produces MSVALPAVRDTKWLTLEVCRQFQRGTCSRSDEECKFAHPPKSCQVDNGRVIACFDSLKGRCSRDNCKYLHPPSHLKSQLEINGRNNLIQQKTAAAMLAQQMQFMLPGSSLPAVSSFPVGQSLGPGPGISYSPYLSPVTHGMGLVATEMLQSNPVIVSGSPAVAVQTSNSSSSSQKTLRTDKLEVCREFQRGNCSRGETDCRFAHPSDSPMIDSTDNTVTVCMDYVKSRCSREKCKYFHPPAHLQARLKSSQSTQSTAATAAMAFPHSMLQPLAKRVALEKSAGPGGLLNPSVLHYQQALANTPLQPSTALFPTVPMMLSAPPATASAPAASPYAAAAAATANQIILK; this is translated from the exons ATGTCTGTGGCATTGCCAGCTGTACGCGACACTAAGTGGCTGACTTTGGAGGTGTGTCGTCAGTTCCAGAGAGGCACGTGCTCCCGCAGTGACGAAGAATGCAAATTCGCTCACCCACCCAAGAGCTGTCAGGTGGACAACGGCCGAGTCATCGCCTGCTTCGACTCCCTCAAG GGTCGGTGTTCACGGGATAACTGTAAATACCTTCACCCTCCTTCTCACCTGAAGAGTCAGCTGGAGATCAATGGAAGAAACAACCTGATCCAGCAGAAGACGGCTGCCGCCATGCTGGCCCAGCAGATGCAGTTCATGCTGCCAGGATCCAGCTTGCCTGCTGTG tcTTCCTTTCCTGTTGGTCAGAGTCTGGGGCCAGGACCCGGGATCAGCTACTCGCCCTACCTCTCTCCTGTCACTCATGGGATGGGTCTGGTTGCCACGGAGATGCTCCAGAGCAACCCTGTGATTGTCTCTGGCAGCCCTGCTGTAGCAGTGCAGACCTCAAACTCCTCTTCATCGTCTCAGAAAACACTGCGCACTGACAAACTGGAG GTGTGTAGAGAGTTTCAGCGGGGGAACTGCTCCCGAGGAGAGACAGACTGTCGGTTTGCCCACCCTAGTGACAGCCCCATGATTGACAGCACTGATAACACGGTGACGGTGTGCATGGACTATGTGAAGAGCCGCTGCTCTAGAGAGAAGTGCAAATACTTTCACCCTCCTGCGCATTTGCAGGCACGCCTCAAAAGCTCTCAGAGCACCCAGAGCACTGCTGCAACCGCTGCTATG gCGTTTCCTCACAGCATGTTGCAGCCACTGGCTAAGCGTGTAGCTCTAGAGAAAAGTGCAGGGCCTGGAGGTCTATTAAACCCCAGCGTTCTTCACTACCAGCAAGCTCTCGCCAACACACCTCTGCAGCCGTCTACGGCACTGTTCcccacag TTCCCATGATGCTCAGTGCCCCGCCTGCTACCGCCTCCGCTCCTGCTGCAAGCCCCTACGCTGCTGCCGCCGCGGCAACCGCCAATCAG ATCATATTGAAATAG
- the mbnl2 gene encoding muscleblind-like protein 2 isoform X5: MSVALPAVRDTKWLTLEVCRQFQRGTCSRSDEECKFAHPPKSCQVDNGRVIACFDSLKGRCSRDNCKYLHPPSHLKSQLEINGRNNLIQQKTAAAMLAQQMQFMLPGSSLPAVSSFPVGQSLGPGPGISYSPYLSPVTHGMGLVATEMLQSNPVIVSGSPAVAVQTSNSSSSSQKTLRTDKLEVCREFQRGNCSRGETDCRFAHPSDSPMIDSTDNTVTVCMDYVKSRCSREKCKYFHPPAHLQARLKSSQSTQSTAATAAMTQSSAKVLKRPLEATVDMAFPHSMLQPLAKRVALEKSAGPGGLLNPSVLHYQQALANTPLQPSTALFPTGSVLCMSPGPGIGPTFISHNVVHFW; encoded by the exons ATGTCTGTGGCATTGCCAGCTGTACGCGACACTAAGTGGCTGACTTTGGAGGTGTGTCGTCAGTTCCAGAGAGGCACGTGCTCCCGCAGTGACGAAGAATGCAAATTCGCTCACCCACCCAAGAGCTGTCAGGTGGACAACGGCCGAGTCATCGCCTGCTTCGACTCCCTCAAG GGTCGGTGTTCACGGGATAACTGTAAATACCTTCACCCTCCTTCTCACCTGAAGAGTCAGCTGGAGATCAATGGAAGAAACAACCTGATCCAGCAGAAGACGGCTGCCGCCATGCTGGCCCAGCAGATGCAGTTCATGCTGCCAGGATCCAGCTTGCCTGCTGTG tcTTCCTTTCCTGTTGGTCAGAGTCTGGGGCCAGGACCCGGGATCAGCTACTCGCCCTACCTCTCTCCTGTCACTCATGGGATGGGTCTGGTTGCCACGGAGATGCTCCAGAGCAACCCTGTGATTGTCTCTGGCAGCCCTGCTGTAGCAGTGCAGACCTCAAACTCCTCTTCATCGTCTCAGAAAACACTGCGCACTGACAAACTGGAG GTGTGTAGAGAGTTTCAGCGGGGGAACTGCTCCCGAGGAGAGACAGACTGTCGGTTTGCCCACCCTAGTGACAGCCCCATGATTGACAGCACTGATAACACGGTGACGGTGTGCATGGACTATGTGAAGAGCCGCTGCTCTAGAGAGAAGTGCAAATACTTTCACCCTCCTGCGCATTTGCAGGCACGCCTCAAAAGCTCTCAGAGCACCCAGAGCACTGCTGCAACCGCTGCTATG ACTCAGTCAAGTGCCAAAGTGCTGAAGCGACCCCTCGAGGCAACTGTTGACATG gCGTTTCCTCACAGCATGTTGCAGCCACTGGCTAAGCGTGTAGCTCTAGAGAAAAGTGCAGGGCCTGGAGGTCTATTAAACCCCAGCGTTCTTCACTACCAGCAAGCTCTCGCCAACACACCTCTGCAGCCGTCTACGGCACTGTTCcccacag GCTCAGTCTTGTGCATGTCTCCTGGACCTGGCATTG GTCCTACATTCATTTCCCACAATGTGGTTCACTTTTGGTGA
- the mbnl2 gene encoding muscleblind-like protein 2 isoform X7 codes for MSVALPAVRDTKWLTLEVCRQFQRGTCSRSDEECKFAHPPKSCQVDNGRVIACFDSLKGRCSRDNCKYLHPPSHLKSQLEINGRNNLIQQKTAAAMLAQQMQFMLPGSSLPAVSSFPVGQSLGPGPGISYSPYLSPVTHGMGLVATEMLQSNPVIVSGSPAVAVQTSNSSSSSQKTLRTDKLEVCREFQRGNCSRGETDCRFAHPSDSPMIDSTDNTVTVCMDYVKSRCSREKCKYFHPPAHLQARLKSSQSTQSTAATAAMTQSSAKVLKRPLEATVDMAFPHSMLQPLAKRVALEKSAGPGGLLNPSVLHYQQALANTPLQPSTALFPTGSVLCMSPGPGIGT; via the exons ATGTCTGTGGCATTGCCAGCTGTACGCGACACTAAGTGGCTGACTTTGGAGGTGTGTCGTCAGTTCCAGAGAGGCACGTGCTCCCGCAGTGACGAAGAATGCAAATTCGCTCACCCACCCAAGAGCTGTCAGGTGGACAACGGCCGAGTCATCGCCTGCTTCGACTCCCTCAAG GGTCGGTGTTCACGGGATAACTGTAAATACCTTCACCCTCCTTCTCACCTGAAGAGTCAGCTGGAGATCAATGGAAGAAACAACCTGATCCAGCAGAAGACGGCTGCCGCCATGCTGGCCCAGCAGATGCAGTTCATGCTGCCAGGATCCAGCTTGCCTGCTGTG tcTTCCTTTCCTGTTGGTCAGAGTCTGGGGCCAGGACCCGGGATCAGCTACTCGCCCTACCTCTCTCCTGTCACTCATGGGATGGGTCTGGTTGCCACGGAGATGCTCCAGAGCAACCCTGTGATTGTCTCTGGCAGCCCTGCTGTAGCAGTGCAGACCTCAAACTCCTCTTCATCGTCTCAGAAAACACTGCGCACTGACAAACTGGAG GTGTGTAGAGAGTTTCAGCGGGGGAACTGCTCCCGAGGAGAGACAGACTGTCGGTTTGCCCACCCTAGTGACAGCCCCATGATTGACAGCACTGATAACACGGTGACGGTGTGCATGGACTATGTGAAGAGCCGCTGCTCTAGAGAGAAGTGCAAATACTTTCACCCTCCTGCGCATTTGCAGGCACGCCTCAAAAGCTCTCAGAGCACCCAGAGCACTGCTGCAACCGCTGCTATG ACTCAGTCAAGTGCCAAAGTGCTGAAGCGACCCCTCGAGGCAACTGTTGACATG gCGTTTCCTCACAGCATGTTGCAGCCACTGGCTAAGCGTGTAGCTCTAGAGAAAAGTGCAGGGCCTGGAGGTCTATTAAACCCCAGCGTTCTTCACTACCAGCAAGCTCTCGCCAACACACCTCTGCAGCCGTCTACGGCACTGTTCcccacag GCTCAGTCTTGTGCATGTCTCCTGGACCTGGCATTG gaacttag